A window from Rhinolophus sinicus isolate RSC01 linkage group LG18, ASM3656204v1, whole genome shotgun sequence encodes these proteins:
- the DCTN5 gene encoding dynactin subunit 5, whose protein sequence is MELGELLYNKSEYIETASGNKVSRQSVLCGSQNIVLNGKTIVMNDCIIRGDLANVRVGRHCVVKSRSVIRPPFKKFSKGVAFFPLHIGDHVFIEEDCVVNAAQIGSYVHVGKNCVIGRRCVLKDCCKILDNTVLPPETVVPPFTVFSGCPGLFSGELPECTQELMIDVTKSYYQKFLPLTQV, encoded by the exons ATGGAGTTAGGCGAGCTGCTCTACAACAAGTCCGAGTACATCGAGACG GCCTCTGGGAACAAAGTTAGTCGCCAGTCCGTGTTGTGTGGAAGTCAGAACATTGTTCTCAATGGCAAG ACCATTGTGATGAATGACTGTATTATCCGAGGGGACCTGGCAAATGTGAGAGTTGGACGTCATTGTGTTGTGAAAAGTCGGAGTGTCATAAGGCCACCGTTCAAGAAATTCAGCAAAGG CGTGGCATTCTTCCCGTTACATATCGGGGACCATGTCTTCATTGAGGAAGATTGTGTGGTCAACGCAGCTCAGATCGGCTCTTACGTTCACGTGGGCAAGAACTGTGTGATA GGGCGCCGGTGCGTGTTGAAAGACTGCTGCAAAATTCTTGACAACACAGTATTACCCCCGGAGACTGTGGTCCCCCCGTTCACCGTCTTCTCTGGCTGCCCAG GACTCTTCTCAGGGGAGCTCCCAGAATGCACCCAGGAGCTGATGATTGACGTGACCAAGAGCTACTACCAGAAGTTCTTGCCCTTGACACAGGTCTGA